One Mycobacteroides abscessus ATCC 19977 genomic window carries:
- the proB gene encoding glutamate 5-kinase, whose product MNPGAQAREAIRSARTVVVKVGTAALTDETGTFSADRMEYLVEVIEGRMKAGSDVVIVSSGAIAAGMVPLGLTKRPTDLATKQAAASAGQVALIGAWSAAFARYERTVGQVLLTAHDISMRVHHTNAQRTLDRLTALHAVAIVNENDTVATNEIRFGDNDRLSALVAHLVGADALVLLSDIDGLYDSDPRKGNARFISEVSGPEDLADVIAGPGGSRGTGGMASKLSSALLASDAGVPVLLASATEAAAALGDGSCGTVFAARPQRMSARKFWVRYAAEATGSLTLDAGAVRAVVASRRSLLPAGITGVSGRFHGGDVVELRDADGTMVGRGVVAYDVAELATMLGRSTNELPEDLRRPAVHADDLVT is encoded by the coding sequence ATGGAATACCTCGTCGAGGTCATCGAAGGCCGGATGAAGGCTGGATCCGATGTGGTGATCGTGTCCTCCGGGGCGATCGCGGCGGGCATGGTTCCGCTCGGATTGACCAAGCGCCCAACGGATCTGGCGACCAAGCAGGCGGCGGCCAGCGCTGGTCAAGTGGCCCTTATCGGCGCCTGGAGTGCGGCCTTCGCGCGTTATGAGCGCACCGTGGGCCAGGTGCTGCTGACCGCCCACGACATCTCGATGCGCGTGCACCACACCAACGCGCAGCGCACCCTCGACAGACTCACCGCATTGCACGCGGTTGCCATCGTGAATGAGAACGACACCGTGGCTACCAACGAGATTCGTTTCGGAGACAATGACCGCCTCTCGGCGCTTGTCGCGCATTTGGTGGGCGCCGATGCGCTGGTGTTGCTCTCCGACATCGATGGACTCTACGATTCAGACCCCCGAAAGGGGAACGCGCGCTTCATTTCTGAGGTGAGCGGCCCCGAGGACCTGGCCGACGTGATCGCCGGCCCTGGCGGTTCGCGTGGTACTGGAGGAATGGCCTCCAAGCTCTCCTCGGCGCTGCTGGCTTCCGACGCCGGTGTGCCGGTGCTCTTGGCCTCGGCGACAGAGGCGGCGGCGGCACTGGGAGACGGCTCTTGCGGAACCGTTTTCGCCGCGCGGCCGCAACGCATGTCCGCCCGCAAGTTCTGGGTGCGTTACGCCGCCGAGGCCACCGGTTCACTGACGCTGGACGCCGGCGCGGTACGCGCGGTCGTGGCGTCCCGGCGTTCGTTGCTGCCTGCCGGTATCACCGGGGTGTCCGGACGCTTCCACGGGGGCGATGTCGTTGAGCTCCGCGACGCGGACGGCACCATGGTCGGCCGGGGTGTCGTCGCCTATGACGTAGCTGAATTGGCGACCATGCTGGGCCGCTCCACCAACGAACTCCCCGAGGATCTACGGCGCCCCGCCGTGCACGCCGACGACCTCGTCACCTGA
- a CDS encoding ribokinase, with protein sequence MTELATVCVLGSVNMDLTLRVEELPAPGATVLATSAMPAPGGKGANQAVAAARAGASVQFIGAVGSDGAAPMLRSHLADNNVGLDGLVEVDGPSGMATITVEDSGENCIVVAPGANTTFTLDEKVHKDIICSHDVLLCQLEIPVRVALTAARWAAEAGKQFVLNASPVPERSPDLAELAFRASVVVVNETEARSWLYPSRHLVTTLGDEGSRYRSPQGQITVPSYPVRPLDTTGAGDVFAGVLAAWWPQGAETALRRANVAGALATLRAGAGNCAPTGARIELSLKGS encoded by the coding sequence GTGACTGAGTTAGCCACGGTATGCGTCCTCGGTAGCGTCAACATGGATCTGACGTTGCGGGTAGAGGAGCTTCCCGCCCCTGGAGCAACGGTGCTGGCGACATCGGCCATGCCCGCTCCGGGAGGCAAGGGCGCCAATCAGGCCGTGGCAGCCGCACGTGCGGGCGCCTCGGTGCAGTTCATCGGCGCGGTGGGCTCCGATGGCGCGGCGCCGATGCTGCGATCTCACCTGGCGGACAACAACGTTGGTCTGGACGGCCTGGTCGAGGTCGACGGCCCCAGCGGAATGGCCACCATCACCGTGGAGGACTCCGGTGAGAACTGCATTGTGGTGGCGCCCGGGGCCAATACCACCTTCACCCTGGACGAGAAGGTGCACAAGGACATCATCTGCTCGCACGACGTGCTGCTGTGCCAGTTGGAAATTCCGGTGCGAGTGGCGCTGACCGCGGCCCGCTGGGCCGCCGAGGCCGGAAAGCAATTCGTGCTCAACGCTTCTCCCGTACCCGAGCGCTCCCCCGACCTAGCGGAGCTGGCCTTTCGGGCGAGCGTGGTCGTCGTCAACGAAACCGAGGCGCGGTCCTGGCTGTACCCGTCGCGCCATCTGGTGACCACCCTCGGCGACGAGGGTTCTCGGTACCGCAGTCCGCAAGGGCAGATCACGGTGCCGTCCTACCCGGTGCGACCGCTGGACACCACCGGCGCCGGTGACGTTTTCGCCGGGGTGCTGGCCGCCTGGTGGCCCCAGGGTGCCGAGACTGCCCTCCGGCGTGCGAATGTGGCCGGGGCGCTGGCCACGCTGCGCGCGGGAGCCGGAAACTGCGCGCCGACCGGCGCCAGGATCGAGCTGTCGCTCAAGGGGTCCTGA
- a CDS encoding glutamate-5-semialdehyde dehydrogenase gives MSVSTNELAPGAAGSAASAPVTEAPATADLRAGVHDAARRARVAARDLARLTADAKNSALLAAADAIVASTDSIIAANADDLRRARDAGIGEAMLDRLALDTARVAGIADGLRQVAGLPDPVGEILRGSTRPNGLRLRQIRVPLGVVGMVYEGRPNVTVDAFGLTLKSGNAVLLRGSSSAATSNTELVRVLRSSLVASGLPADTVQLLDSRDRVTVTHLIQARGLVDVVIPRGGAGLIDAVVRDAQVPTIETGVGNCHVYVHADADLALAERILLNSKTRRPSVCNAAETLLIDRAIAEVAVPQLVGALQAAGVTVHADLPVPGVVPVTEDDFGTEYLSLDIAVALVDGLDAAIEHIDRYSSGHTDAIVTTNLSAAQEFTDRVDSAAVMVNASTAFTDGEQFGFGAEIGISTQKLHARGPMGLPELTTTKWIVLGDGQIRPA, from the coding sequence ATGAGCGTTTCAACCAACGAGTTGGCTCCTGGAGCCGCGGGGTCGGCGGCGTCCGCTCCGGTGACCGAAGCGCCTGCGACAGCGGACCTGCGCGCGGGCGTTCATGACGCCGCTCGCCGGGCGCGTGTGGCCGCCCGCGACCTGGCCCGTCTGACAGCCGATGCGAAGAATTCCGCACTGCTCGCGGCCGCCGACGCGATCGTGGCGTCCACCGATTCGATCATCGCGGCCAATGCCGACGATCTGCGGCGCGCGCGGGACGCCGGCATCGGCGAGGCCATGCTCGATCGATTGGCCCTGGACACGGCCCGGGTGGCCGGTATCGCCGACGGTTTGCGTCAGGTCGCGGGTCTGCCCGATCCGGTCGGCGAGATACTGCGTGGCTCCACCCGTCCCAATGGGCTGCGATTGCGCCAGATCAGGGTGCCGCTCGGGGTGGTCGGCATGGTGTACGAGGGGCGCCCGAACGTCACGGTGGACGCATTCGGGTTGACCCTCAAGTCGGGCAACGCGGTGCTGCTCCGCGGCAGTTCCTCGGCGGCAACCTCCAACACCGAGCTCGTGCGGGTGCTGCGCAGCTCACTGGTCGCCAGTGGCTTGCCCGCCGACACGGTCCAACTGCTCGACAGCCGGGACCGGGTGACCGTGACTCACCTCATCCAGGCGCGCGGGCTCGTTGACGTGGTGATCCCGCGCGGTGGGGCCGGCCTCATCGACGCCGTGGTGCGTGACGCGCAGGTACCCACCATCGAAACCGGGGTGGGCAACTGCCACGTGTACGTGCACGCCGATGCCGACCTTGCGCTGGCTGAGCGGATTCTGTTGAACTCCAAGACCCGTCGGCCCAGTGTGTGTAATGCCGCGGAGACGCTGTTGATCGACCGGGCCATAGCGGAGGTCGCCGTCCCGCAGCTGGTCGGCGCCTTGCAGGCGGCCGGAGTGACCGTGCATGCCGATCTTCCCGTGCCGGGCGTGGTGCCGGTGACCGAGGATGACTTCGGCACCGAATACCTGTCGTTGGACATCGCGGTCGCGCTGGTTGATGGTCTCGACGCGGCGATCGAGCACATCGACCGGTACTCCAGTGGGCACACCGACGCCATCGTCACCACGAACCTCAGTGCGGCCCAGGAATTCACCGATCGTGTGGACAGCGCCGCCGTGATGGTCAACGCCTCCACCGCGTTCACCGACGGCGAGCAGTTCGGATTCGGTGCCGAGATCGGAATCTCCACCCAGAAGTTGCATGCCCGTGGTCCCATGGGGCTGCCCGAACTGACCACCACCAAGTGGATCGTCCTCGGCGACGGTCAGATCCGTCCCGCCTAA
- a CDS encoding AAA family ATPase, which translates to MSDPLRPSGSSQSRTQTAPLFTSIDDVTTRLAETGYLADTATATAVFLADRLGKPLLVEGPAGVGKTELARAVAHTTGSGLVRLQCYEGVDEARALYEWNHAKQILRIQAGSGDWDETKTDVFAEEFLLSRPLLTAIRREDPTVLLIDETDKADIEIEGLLLEVLSDFAVTIPELGTIAASRKPFVLLTSNATRELSEALKRRCLFLHIDFPDAELERRILLKRVPELPASLAEELVRIIGVLRNMQLKKVPSVAETIDWGRTILALGLDTLDDAVIASTLGVVLKHHSDQQRAAGELRLN; encoded by the coding sequence GTGTCTGACCCTCTTCGCCCGAGTGGCTCATCGCAGTCCCGAACCCAGACCGCGCCGCTGTTCACGAGCATCGACGATGTCACCACACGTTTGGCCGAGACCGGTTACCTCGCCGACACGGCCACGGCCACAGCGGTATTCCTCGCAGATCGGCTGGGGAAGCCGCTACTGGTGGAGGGCCCGGCGGGTGTGGGCAAGACCGAGCTGGCCAGGGCGGTGGCGCACACCACCGGTTCGGGCCTGGTACGGCTGCAGTGCTATGAGGGTGTCGACGAGGCGCGCGCGCTCTACGAGTGGAATCACGCCAAGCAGATCCTGCGTATTCAGGCCGGATCCGGTGATTGGGACGAGACGAAAACCGACGTCTTCGCCGAGGAGTTCCTGCTGTCGCGGCCGTTGCTGACGGCGATCCGTCGCGAGGACCCCACGGTGCTCCTCATCGACGAGACCGACAAGGCCGACATCGAGATCGAGGGCCTGCTGCTGGAGGTGCTCAGCGACTTCGCGGTCACCATTCCCGAACTCGGGACCATCGCGGCGAGCCGAAAGCCCTTCGTACTGTTGACCTCCAACGCCACTCGCGAGCTGTCCGAAGCGCTCAAGCGGCGCTGCCTTTTCCTGCACATCGACTTTCCCGATGCCGAGCTGGAACGCCGAATCCTGCTCAAGCGCGTCCCCGAGCTGCCCGCGTCATTGGCCGAGGAACTGGTGCGGATCATCGGCGTGCTGCGCAACATGCAACTCAAGAAGGTTCCCTCGGTCGCCGAGACCATCGACTGGGGCCGCACCATCTTGGCGCTCGGACTGGACACCCTGGACGATGCCGTCATCGCCTCGACACTCGGTGTGGTGCTCAAACATCATTCCGACCAGCAGCGTGCCGCAGGAGAGCTGAGGCTGAACTGA
- a CDS encoding vWA domain-containing protein, translated as MPPRKPPKAVLPLAPHGLPGHLVGFVEALREQGISVGPSETVDAGRVMTVLGLQSRSELREGLACAVLRRADHRPTFDVLFDLWFPPALGARFVEVGEEGIDIDDIEQVRDELVDLLASDAGDLPLNSLIAQIVEAYGKYNSTRGTSYSAYQAMKSLSLDQIEAKLLTGLLGGGDEDSPVSPTDQAVAKAIAKERISKVRQLVEAETKRRTAEQLGRERVTAYGVPQLAENVEFLRASGEQLRNMRRVVHPLARMLASRLAARRRRAHTGQIDLRRTLRKSMSTGGVPIDVVQKKPRPARPELVVLCDVSGSVAGFSHFTLLLVNALRQQFSRVRVFAFIDTTDEVTHLFTPDTDLAEAIVRITREAQVFTGDGHSDYGHAFKTFVEKFPTVLSPRSALLILGDGRTNYRNPAVEVLSSMVSSSRHAHWLNPEPKNHWGTGDSAAKRYQDAITMHECRSAKQLAAVIDNLLPV; from the coding sequence ATGCCTCCGCGTAAGCCTCCGAAGGCGGTGTTGCCCCTGGCACCGCACGGTCTGCCGGGTCATCTGGTCGGATTCGTGGAAGCGCTACGCGAACAAGGTATTTCGGTGGGGCCGTCGGAGACCGTGGATGCGGGCCGGGTGATGACGGTGCTGGGACTGCAGAGCCGCTCCGAACTGCGGGAGGGATTGGCCTGCGCGGTGTTACGGCGTGCCGATCATCGGCCCACCTTCGATGTGCTGTTCGATCTGTGGTTCCCGCCCGCGCTCGGTGCGCGCTTCGTCGAGGTGGGTGAAGAGGGCATCGATATCGACGACATCGAGCAGGTGCGCGACGAGCTGGTGGACCTGCTGGCCTCCGATGCCGGAGACCTACCGCTGAATTCGTTGATCGCCCAGATCGTGGAGGCATATGGGAAGTACAACTCCACCCGCGGCACCTCGTATTCGGCCTACCAGGCCATGAAGTCGCTGTCCCTGGATCAGATCGAGGCCAAGCTGCTGACCGGTCTGCTCGGTGGTGGAGACGAGGACTCCCCGGTCTCGCCTACGGACCAGGCGGTTGCGAAAGCGATTGCCAAGGAGCGTATCTCGAAAGTTAGGCAGCTTGTCGAGGCGGAGACCAAACGCCGTACCGCCGAACAGCTGGGCCGTGAACGCGTGACCGCGTACGGCGTGCCACAACTGGCCGAAAACGTCGAGTTCCTGCGCGCCTCGGGGGAGCAGTTGCGCAACATGCGCCGAGTGGTGCATCCGCTGGCGCGGATGTTGGCCAGTCGGCTCGCTGCCCGGCGCCGGCGTGCGCACACCGGCCAGATCGATCTGCGTCGCACCCTGCGCAAGTCCATGTCCACCGGTGGTGTGCCGATCGACGTCGTGCAGAAAAAGCCCCGGCCCGCGCGCCCCGAGCTGGTGGTGCTTTGTGACGTGTCAGGTTCGGTGGCCGGTTTCTCGCATTTCACCCTGTTGTTGGTCAATGCGCTGCGTCAGCAGTTCTCGCGGGTGCGCGTCTTTGCGTTCATCGACACCACCGACGAGGTGACTCATCTCTTCACGCCAGATACCGACCTGGCTGAGGCCATTGTGCGGATCACCCGGGAAGCGCAGGTGTTCACCGGCGACGGGCACAGCGACTACGGGCATGCGTTCAAGACGTTTGTCGAGAAGTTCCCCACGGTGCTGTCCCCGCGCAGCGCGCTGCTCATCCTGGGGGATGGGCGCACCAACTATCGCAACCCCGCGGTTGAGGTGCTGTCGTCGATGGTGTCCTCCAGCCGTCATGCGCACTGGCTCAATCCCGAACCAAAGAACCACTGGGGAACGGGCGATTCGGCGGCCAAGCGGTACCAGGATGCCATCACCATGCACGAGTGCCGGTCTGCCAAGCAGCTGGCCGCGGTGATCGACAATCTGCTGCCGGTTTAG
- the nadD gene encoding nicotinate-nucleotide adenylyltransferase, producing the protein MSDNRRGLTRITPVSWQFVQSERRRLGVMGGTFDPIHNGHLVAASEVADRFALDEVIFVPTGQPWQKQGRKVSPAEHRYLMTVIATASNPRFTVSRADIDRGGATYTVDTLTDLRTAHPDADLYFITGADALASILSWENWEQLFTLAKFIGVSRPGYELSSDHIAHAELPPDGLSLVEVPALAISSTDCRIRAGQARPIWYLVPDGVVQYVAKHRLYSGNKGNQGGLA; encoded by the coding sequence ATGAGCGACAACCGTCGCGGCCTCACCCGGATCACTCCAGTAAGCTGGCAATTCGTGCAATCTGAGCGACGCAGACTTGGGGTGATGGGTGGAACCTTCGATCCCATCCACAACGGTCACTTGGTTGCCGCCAGCGAGGTCGCCGATCGGTTCGCACTCGACGAGGTCATCTTCGTGCCGACGGGGCAGCCGTGGCAGAAGCAGGGACGCAAGGTCAGCCCCGCCGAGCACCGCTATCTGATGACCGTGATCGCCACCGCGTCGAATCCGCGATTCACCGTCAGCCGCGCCGATATAGATCGCGGCGGCGCGACCTATACCGTGGACACCCTCACCGATCTGCGGACCGCCCACCCGGATGCCGACCTGTACTTCATCACCGGGGCGGATGCACTGGCATCGATCTTGTCGTGGGAGAACTGGGAGCAGCTGTTCACGCTGGCCAAGTTCATCGGGGTCAGCCGACCCGGGTACGAACTGAGCTCCGATCACATCGCCCATGCCGAACTCCCGCCCGACGGGTTGTCACTTGTCGAGGTGCCCGCGCTCGCCATCTCGTCGACCGACTGCCGGATTCGGGCGGGCCAGGCACGGCCGATCTGGTACCTGGTGCCCGACGGTGTCGTGCAGTACGTCGCAAAACACCGCCTTTACAGCGGAAACAAAGGAAATCAAGGAGGCCTCGCATGA
- the rsfS gene encoding ribosome silencing factor: MTAVAEAVELATLAAQAAASKLASDVVVIDVSEQLVITDCFVIASASNERQVNAIVDQVEEVLRRAGHKPVRREGGREGRWTLLDYVDVVVHVQHEEERNYYALERLWRDCPTIPVDLDALPAEYSTDAPADAEEGA; the protein is encoded by the coding sequence ATGACCGCCGTCGCAGAAGCCGTCGAGCTGGCCACACTGGCCGCCCAGGCCGCCGCATCCAAGCTCGCCAGCGATGTCGTCGTCATCGATGTGTCCGAGCAGCTGGTCATCACCGACTGCTTCGTCATCGCGTCGGCGTCCAACGAGCGTCAGGTGAACGCGATTGTCGACCAGGTCGAAGAGGTGTTGCGCCGGGCCGGGCACAAACCCGTGCGCCGCGAAGGCGGCCGAGAGGGACGCTGGACGCTGCTGGACTACGTGGACGTCGTAGTGCACGTGCAGCATGAGGAAGAGCGTAATTACTATGCGCTGGAACGCCTTTGGCGTGACTGCCCGACCATTCCGGTCGACCTGGACGCGCTGCCCGCCGAGTACTCCACCGACGCACCGGCCGACGCGGAGGAAGGCGCATGA
- the gpgP gene encoding glucosyl-3-phosphoglycerate phosphatase has protein sequence MIRRLVLLRHGQTTFNADSRMQGQLDTGLSDLGRAQAVAAAEVLAKRLPLAIVSSDLQRAYDTATALADRCHVGVSVDERLRETHLGDWQGLTHHEVDAIAPGARAAWRDDATLAPHGGESRIDVANRSVPLVAELVDSVTEWGTDERDHPVVLVAHGGLIAALTAALLRLDVSNWPVLGGMGNASWVQLGGHSADGAGFDDIRWRLDVWNASAQVTNDVL, from the coding sequence ATGATCCGGCGGTTGGTGCTGCTGCGACACGGACAGACAACCTTCAACGCCGACAGCCGCATGCAGGGACAACTCGACACGGGGCTGTCGGATCTGGGCCGGGCTCAGGCCGTGGCCGCCGCCGAGGTGCTGGCCAAGCGGTTGCCGTTGGCGATCGTTTCCTCGGATCTGCAACGTGCCTATGACACCGCGACGGCGCTGGCCGACCGCTGCCACGTCGGGGTTTCCGTCGACGAGCGCCTACGGGAAACACATTTGGGTGACTGGCAGGGATTGACACACCACGAGGTGGACGCCATCGCCCCCGGCGCCCGGGCCGCCTGGCGCGACGACGCGACGCTGGCGCCGCACGGGGGAGAGAGCCGGATCGACGTGGCCAATCGCAGCGTGCCGCTGGTGGCAGAACTCGTTGACTCGGTGACAGAGTGGGGAACCGATGAGCGCGATCATCCGGTGGTGCTGGTTGCGCATGGCGGGCTGATCGCCGCACTCACCGCCGCGTTGCTGCGGCTGGACGTGAGCAATTGGCCAGTGCTCGGCGGGATGGGTAACGCGAGTTGGGTTCAGTTGGGCGGACATTCGGCCGACGGGGCGGGATTCGATGACATCCGGTGGCGCCTGGATGTGTGGAATGCCTCGGCACAGGTGACCAATGACGTCCTCTGA
- the octT gene encoding diglucosylglycerate octanoyltransferase, which produces MTSSDGSAERKTLLVFADSLSYYGPTGGLAASDPRIWPNIVAKKLDWDLELIARIGWTCRDVWWAAIQDPRAWAAVPTAGAVIFATGGMDSLPSPLPTALRESIRLIRPAKLRSWVREGYGWLQPRLSPIARVALPPKLTVEYLEKTRGALDFNRPGLPMVASLPSVHIAESYGRVHSGREATASAIAAWASEHKIPVVDLKQGVGEEVFSGRANPDGIHWNFVAHERVAELMIDALQSVLPELKAR; this is translated from the coding sequence ATGACGTCCTCTGACGGTAGCGCCGAGCGCAAGACGCTGCTGGTCTTCGCGGACTCGCTGTCCTACTACGGACCCACCGGCGGACTGGCCGCCAGTGACCCCAGGATTTGGCCCAATATCGTTGCCAAGAAACTTGATTGGGATCTGGAGTTGATCGCGCGGATCGGCTGGACCTGTCGGGACGTGTGGTGGGCAGCAATACAGGACCCGCGCGCTTGGGCGGCGGTACCCACAGCGGGTGCGGTGATCTTCGCGACCGGAGGCATGGACTCGCTCCCGTCTCCGCTACCTACGGCGCTGCGCGAATCCATTCGGCTGATCCGGCCCGCCAAGCTGCGCAGCTGGGTCCGAGAGGGTTACGGCTGGTTGCAGCCCCGACTGTCGCCGATCGCGCGCGTTGCGCTGCCGCCCAAGCTCACCGTGGAATATCTCGAAAAGACACGTGGTGCACTCGATTTCAACCGCCCGGGGCTACCCATGGTCGCATCGCTGCCGTCGGTGCACATCGCCGAGTCCTATGGGCGCGTGCATTCCGGCCGGGAAGCGACCGCGTCGGCCATCGCGGCTTGGGCGTCCGAGCACAAGATTCCCGTGGTGGATCTGAAGCAGGGCGTCGGTGAGGAAGTGTTCTCGGGCCGGGCCAATCCGGACGGAATCCACTGGAACTTCGTGGCTCACGAGCGCGTTGCCGAATTGATGATTGACGCACTGCAGTCTGTGCTGCCTGAGCTCAAGGCCAGGTGA
- a CDS encoding DegV family protein: protein MPVVVVTDSGARLQPQDAEMLGIRLVPLHVLTGEQDLRDGVDPIPAAVYEKGRATTAGASPAELTEVYRQALIDSGGDGVVAVHLSGRLSSTFEAAEQAARECGERVHVVDSQSAAMGSGFVALAAARAAAAGADLSAAYQAARDAVGRSRCVMVVHKLDHLRRSGRISATSSWLGTALALKPVLQIDEEGKLVLAQRVRTATKAIGAMVDNIVEFVGERRVSVTIHHVDNTETAEKVNELVCSRLVTAHEPVISEMGPVLAVHVGPGAVGVCAEPVD, encoded by the coding sequence ATGCCGGTTGTCGTGGTGACGGATTCGGGAGCGCGACTGCAACCGCAAGACGCCGAGATGCTGGGCATCCGGTTGGTGCCCCTGCACGTACTGACCGGTGAGCAGGACCTGCGCGATGGAGTGGACCCCATCCCCGCCGCGGTGTACGAGAAGGGCCGTGCCACCACCGCGGGGGCCTCGCCGGCCGAGCTGACCGAGGTGTACCGGCAGGCGCTCATCGACAGCGGTGGCGACGGGGTGGTTGCGGTCCACCTGTCGGGCAGGTTGTCGAGCACGTTCGAGGCCGCCGAGCAGGCGGCGCGTGAGTGCGGCGAGCGGGTGCACGTTGTCGATTCGCAGTCTGCGGCCATGGGAAGCGGCTTTGTCGCGCTGGCTGCCGCGCGGGCTGCTGCCGCCGGAGCAGACCTGAGTGCGGCGTATCAAGCCGCACGGGATGCGGTGGGGCGTAGTCGCTGCGTCATGGTGGTGCACAAGCTGGATCACCTGCGGCGCAGCGGACGCATCAGCGCCACTTCGTCCTGGCTCGGTACGGCGCTTGCTCTCAAGCCGGTGTTGCAGATCGACGAAGAAGGCAAGCTGGTTCTTGCCCAGCGCGTACGCACCGCGACCAAGGCGATCGGCGCGATGGTCGACAACATCGTCGAGTTTGTCGGTGAGCGCCGGGTCTCGGTGACGATCCATCACGTGGATAACACCGAGACCGCCGAGAAGGTGAATGAACTGGTGTGCTCGCGGCTCGTGACCGCACATGAGCCGGTGATCTCGGAGATGGGACCGGTGCTGGCGGTGCATGTGGGCCCCGGCGCCGTGGGAGTGTGCGCCGAACCGGTGGACTGA
- a CDS encoding ComEA family DNA-binding protein, which yields MEPELLHRRLAPAGREFDDDDDDDDDDEDDDEDEDLARAAAGSEPESALRWLPDSLTAGGTRGWLESVRTDPGRAGVVALGAIGVLAVLVTVFTVMRQPPAPVSANLPPVQPVSSSSVSAPSSLVISVVGLVKRPGLVTLATGARVADAVTAAGGAVDGADVITLNMARPVADGDQIVVGLAPVPGQPVGMASSIVAAGQTPAGSTGSKGPGAPGRVNLNTATESELDALPGVGPVMAASIVRWRSEHGKFTSIDQLAEVDGIGPSRLDKLRDFVVL from the coding sequence ATGGAACCCGAGCTGTTACACCGGCGTCTGGCACCCGCCGGGCGCGAGTTCGACGACGATGACGACGACGACGACGATGACGAGGACGATGACGAGGACGAGGACCTCGCGAGGGCGGCCGCCGGGTCTGAGCCGGAGTCGGCTTTACGTTGGCTCCCCGACTCGCTGACTGCGGGCGGCACGCGGGGCTGGCTGGAGTCGGTCCGCACCGACCCGGGCCGTGCCGGTGTCGTCGCCTTGGGTGCGATTGGCGTGTTGGCGGTGCTGGTCACCGTCTTCACCGTGATGCGCCAGCCGCCCGCCCCCGTCAGCGCGAATCTTCCTCCGGTACAACCGGTATCATCCAGCTCGGTGTCGGCGCCGAGTTCCTTGGTCATCAGCGTGGTCGGCCTGGTCAAGCGTCCTGGCTTGGTCACGTTGGCCACCGGTGCACGAGTAGCCGACGCGGTCACGGCGGCAGGGGGAGCTGTCGACGGTGCCGACGTGATCACCCTGAACATGGCGAGGCCAGTCGCTGACGGTGATCAAATCGTGGTCGGCCTGGCTCCGGTGCCGGGGCAGCCCGTGGGGATGGCAAGTTCGATTGTCGCGGCCGGACAGACGCCGGCCGGGAGCACAGGCAGCAAGGGGCCGGGCGCGCCCGGCCGGGTAAATCTGAACACGGCAACAGAATCCGAGCTCGATGCGCTGCCGGGCGTAGGGCCGGTCATGGCGGCGTCGATCGTGCGGTGGCGATCCGAGCACGGGAAGTTCACCAGCATCGACCAGCTCGCGGAGGTGGACGGGATCGGTCCCTCGCGGCTGGACAAGTTGCGCGATTTCGTGGTGTTGTGA